A stretch of the Neosynechococcus sphagnicola sy1 genome encodes the following:
- a CDS encoding LCP family protein, with protein sequence MAIDRYVRINVQGVEKLVDALGGLTIYVPKDMHYQDDSQHLYINLKAGKQHLSGTQVLQLLRFRYDNYGDIGRIQRQQMVMRALFEQAFNPTTLARSPQIIAVIQSHIDTNLSVEELLALAGFATGIDRSRVNMLMLPGDFSRPSEYDASYWLPDRDRIQTMVSQYFDLGTVTNSGVDPARLRVAIQNTTGADGITGELVRKLEQAGYGNTYLVDPMQESLKVTRIVAQQGDLASAEALRQQLGFGEVRIESTGSLQSDITIQIGRDCLQQLATP encoded by the coding sequence GTGGCGATTGATCGCTATGTCCGCATTAATGTTCAGGGGGTGGAAAAGCTGGTGGATGCCCTGGGAGGACTCACCATCTACGTCCCCAAAGATATGCATTACCAGGATGATAGTCAGCATCTGTACATCAACCTCAAGGCCGGGAAGCAACACCTCAGTGGCACCCAAGTACTGCAACTGCTGCGGTTCCGCTACGACAATTATGGGGATATCGGGCGGATTCAGCGGCAACAGATGGTGATGCGAGCCTTATTTGAGCAGGCATTTAACCCCACGACCTTGGCGCGATCGCCCCAAATTATTGCTGTGATCCAATCTCACATTGATACCAATCTCAGCGTTGAAGAATTGCTGGCGCTGGCTGGTTTTGCCACGGGCATCGATCGCTCTCGGGTGAATATGTTGATGCTGCCCGGAGATTTTAGTCGTCCCAGCGAATACGATGCCAGCTACTGGCTCCCCGATCGCGATCGCATTCAAACAATGGTCTCTCAATACTTTGATCTAGGGACTGTAACTAACTCCGGCGTTGATCCAGCCCGCTTGCGGGTTGCCATCCAGAACACGACTGGAGCGGATGGCATCACAGGGGAACTTGTCCGCAAGCTAGAGCAGGCAGGTTATGGCAACACCTACCTTGTTGACCCAATGCAAGAGTCCTTAAAGGTGACTCGAATTGTCGCTCAGCAGGGAGATCTCGCCAGTGCCGAAGCCCTGCGGCAGCAACTGGGCTTTGGCGAAGTCCGCATCGAAAGCACTGGCAGTTTGCAATCCGATATTACAATTCAAATCGGTCGGGATTGCTTGCAGCAACTTGCCACCCCTTAG
- a CDS encoding slr1659 superfamily regulator, translated as MEIQTDDYSIWYEPEVTTVFFRGFLRLDGMKEYEPIMDLLLHAIDQSSSCTLNLQELEFLNSSGISMLSMFVVKVRQRGDVQLVLQGSDKVLWQTKSLKNLQRLLPSLTLNFS; from the coding sequence GTGGAGATTCAGACAGACGATTACAGTATTTGGTACGAACCGGAAGTGACAACGGTCTTCTTCCGAGGCTTTCTCCGCTTAGATGGGATGAAGGAGTATGAACCCATTATGGATCTCCTACTCCATGCAATTGACCAATCCTCTTCCTGTACGCTAAACCTACAGGAACTAGAGTTTCTCAACAGCTCTGGGATCAGTATGCTGTCAATGTTTGTTGTCAAGGTACGTCAGCGAGGGGATGTGCAACTGGTGTTACAAGGGTCAGACAAAGTGCTTTGGCAGACGAAGTCCTTAAAAAATCTCCAGCGTTTGTTACCCAGTCTCACCCTCAACTTCAGCTAA
- a CDS encoding slr1658 superfamily regulator — MSYVANELIENAVKYSDISAKMPISITLYLYAEAIIFQVINYANPLNVEKYQQFIQDFLSSDADEFYARQLENAALGTGASNIGIITMINDYSAKFGWRFQPMAANPEVVRVSVMAYLEA; from the coding sequence GTGAGCTATGTTGCCAATGAACTGATTGAGAATGCAGTTAAATATAGTGATATCTCAGCTAAGATGCCGATTAGCATCACCCTCTATCTTTATGCAGAGGCCATTATTTTCCAGGTCATTAACTATGCCAATCCCCTAAATGTTGAGAAATACCAGCAATTTATTCAGGATTTTCTCTCGTCAGATGCCGATGAATTCTATGCGCGTCAGCTTGAGAATGCAGCCCTAGGAACTGGAGCGTCGAATATTGGGATCATCACCATGATCAACGACTATTCCGCGAAATTTGGCTGGCGGTTCCAGCCCATGGCAGCGAACCCCGAGGTAGTTCGCGTCAGCGTTATGGCCTATCTAGAGGCTTAG
- a CDS encoding diguanylate cyclase domain-containing protein, translating to MLAIGGEEFTAILPHTSEEGAVHIATQMQSAIDQLRIPHQTSLVSPYLTLSLGVVCTVPSPERSPTDLVEAADQMLYQAKQRGRNQIVHCSLMGQEQSVG from the coding sequence TTGCTCGCTATCGGGGGGGAAGAATTTACCGCGATCTTGCCCCATACGTCCGAGGAAGGGGCGGTTCATATTGCTACACAGATGCAATCCGCCATTGACCAACTCCGGATTCCCCATCAAACCTCTTTAGTCAGCCCCTATCTGACCCTGAGTCTTGGGGTGGTCTGTACCGTGCCATCCCCCGAGCGATCGCCCACGGATCTTGTCGAGGCAGCGGATCAAATGCTCTACCAGGCGAAGCAGCGAGGGCGAAATCAAATTGTCCACTGCTCTCTGATGGGACAGGAGCAATCGGTCGGCTGA
- a CDS encoding diguanylate cyclase domain-containing protein, whose amino-acid sequence MAKSQPSTDREIQLLAEITRLQEEIEELRRSNHDLEVALATTAEHGDLIEADLHDLTLKLQVEIAKHQRTEAMLQTLLMITSQERYDLEVMVETIREHGDVLDMQWDQQLRQANLMANIDGLTQIPNWRRFNDYLDQQWQQALRGQTPLAIILCDIDHFKQYNDTYGHLAGDDSLKLVAKSLSAVSQRSLDLVARYRGGRIYRDLAPYVRGRGGSYCYTDAIRH is encoded by the coding sequence ATGGCAAAGAGTCAACCATCCACCGATCGCGAAATCCAACTACTAGCAGAAATTACCCGGCTCCAGGAAGAAATTGAGGAACTGCGACGTAGCAACCATGACCTAGAGGTTGCCTTGGCGACAACTGCGGAGCATGGCGATCTCATTGAGGCAGATCTCCACGACCTCACCCTCAAGCTTCAGGTTGAGATTGCTAAACATCAGCGTACCGAAGCCATGTTGCAGACGCTGCTGATGATTACCTCCCAAGAGCGGTACGATCTGGAAGTGATGGTCGAGACGATCCGGGAGCACGGCGATGTGCTGGATATGCAATGGGATCAGCAATTACGTCAGGCAAATCTCATGGCCAATATCGATGGCCTCACCCAAATTCCCAATTGGCGAAGATTTAATGACTATCTGGATCAACAGTGGCAACAAGCACTCCGAGGTCAGACTCCCCTCGCGATCATCCTCTGTGATATTGACCATTTTAAACAGTACAATGATACCTATGGACATTTGGCGGGAGATGACAGCCTCAAGCTCGTAGCCAAGTCTCTCTCTGCCGTCTCTCAGCGTTCCCTGGATTTAGTTGCTCGCTATCGGGGGGGAAGAATTTACCGCGATCTTGCCCCATACGTCCGAGGAAGGGGCGGTTCATATTGCTACACAGATGCAATCCGCCATTGA